The following proteins are co-located in the Aquarana catesbeiana isolate 2022-GZ linkage group LG02, ASM4218655v1, whole genome shotgun sequence genome:
- the LOC141129718 gene encoding olfactory receptor 51I2-like — translation MHNSTLSSPLVLSLTFGTISDFYYVYGVISLLGFLMIIFSNLTIIYIVYLNQSLHEPMYIFISALCTNGLYGSISFFPSLIVNLFSKTQIISYAACLTQIFCIYSYASCEMAIMTVMAYDRYMCICNPLRYTTMMNLTKAFRIIIGVWLYSFISITVHTMLTMRLPLCDNVILKIYCDNWSVVRLSCIDTTVNNIYGLFLTVKLLGVMPLLVFLSYVKILKVCAKSKDNLLKAMQTCFPQLISFAIFVTDCLFEIILYRFGPTQVPYGLRVAMSLQCLVVPPFVNPLLYGMKMQAMKVKILQSFTWKKRYMEKQIERT, via the coding sequence ATGCATAATTCaactctctcttctcctctggtgCTAAGCCTGACATTTGGCACAATTTCGGATTTTTATTATGTCTACGGGGTGATATCATTGCTTGGCTTTTTGATGATCATTTTTTCCAACTTGAcaataatatatatagtatatttaaacCAGAGTTTGCATGAGCCcatgtatatttttatatctgCCCTCTGTACCAACGGCCTTTATGGAAGCATCTCATTTTTCCCCAGCCTAATCGTAAACCTGTTTTCTAAGACTCAAATCATTTCCTACGCAGCCTGTTTAACGCAAATCTTTTGCATCTATTCCTATGCGTCCTGTGAGATGGCCATTATGACGGTCATGGCGTATGACCGTTACATGTGCATATGTAACCCATTGAGGTACACCACCATGATGAACTTAACAAAGGCATTTAGGATAATTATTGGCGTCTGGCTTTATTCTTTTATCTCCATCACTGTGCATACAATGCTGACAATGCGACTCCCTCTTTGTGACAATGTCATCCTGAAGATCTATTGTGATAACTGGTCGGTGGTGAGACTTTCCTGCATTGATACCACAGTCAACAACATTTATGGTCTGTTTCTTACAGTAAAACTATTGGGGGTGATGCCGTTGCTGGTCTTTTTATCTTACGTTAAAATTTTGAAGGTTTGTGCAAAGTCAAAGGACAATCTTTTGAAAGCAATGCAGACCTGCTTTCCTCAACTGATATCTTTTGCAATTTTTGTTACTGACTGCCTCTTTGAGATTATACTCTATCGCTTTGGGCCTACCCAAGTACCCTATGGACTTAGAGTAGCCATGTCATTACAGTGCCTGGTGGTGCCACCATTTGTAAATCCTCTCCTTTATGGAATGAAGATGCAAGCAATGAAAGTGAAAATACTGCAGTCTTTTACATGGAAGAAAAGGTATATGGAAAAACAAATTGAAAGAacttaa
- the LOC141129719 gene encoding olfactory receptor 51L1-like produces MQNSTLSSPLVLRLTFGTISDFNYVYGVISLLGFLMIIFSNLTIISTVYLNQSLHEPMYVFISALCTNGLYGSISFFPSLIVNLFSKTQNISYAACITQIFCIYFYVSCEMTLMTVMAYDRYMCICNPLSYSTLMNLTKAFKIIIGVWLYSFISIIVHTMLTVRLPLCDNVILKIYCDNWSVVRLSCIDTTVNNIYGLFITVKLLGVMPLLVILSYVKILKVCAKSKDNLLKAMQTCSPQLISFAIFVTDCLFEVILYRLGPTQVPYGFRVAMLLQSMVVPPFVNPLLYGMKMQAIKVKILQSFTLKKR; encoded by the coding sequence ATGCAGAATTCgactctctcttctcctctggtgCTAAGACTGACATTTGGCACAATTTCAGATTTTAATTATGTCTACGGGGTGATATCATTGCTTGGCTTTTTGATGATCATTTTTTCCAACTTGACAATAATATCCACAGTGTATTTAAACCAGAGTTTGCATGAGCCCATGTATGTTTTTATATCTGCCCTCTGTACCAATGGCCTTTATGGAAGCATCTCATTTTTCCCCAGCCTAATTGTAAACCTGTTTTCTAAGACTCAAAATATTTCCTACGCGGCCTGTATAACGCAAATCTTTTGCATCTATTTTTATGTGTCCTGTGAGATGACTCTGATGACGGTCATGGCGTATGACCGTTACATGTGCATATGCAACCCATTGAGCTACTCCACCTTGATGAACTTAACAAAGGCATTTAAGATAATTATTGGCGTGTGGCTTTATTCTTTTATCTCCATCATTGTGCATACAATGCTGACAGTGCGACTTCCTCTTTGTGACAATGTCATCCTGAAGATCTATTGTGACAACTGGTCGGTGGTGAGACTCTCCTGCATTGATACCACAGTCAACAACATTTATGGTCTGTTTATTACTGTAAAACTATTGGGGGTGATGCCGTTGCTGGTCATTTTATCTTATGTTAAAATTTTGAAGGTTTGTGCAAAGTCAAAGGACAATCTTTTGAAAGCAATGCAGACCTGCTCTCCTCAACTGATATCTTTTGCAATTTTTGTTACTGACTGCCTCTTTGAGGTTATACTCTATCGCTTGGGGCCTACCCAAGTACCATATGGATTTAGAGTAGCCATGTTGTTACAGAGCATGGTGGTGCCACCATTTGTAAATCCACTTCTTTATGGAATGAAGATgcaagcaataaaagtgaaaatactGCAGTCTTTTACTTTAAAGAAAAGATAA